From the genome of Hyphobacterium sp. CCMP332:
TATTGATCTCATTGGCAATACGCCTCTGCTTCGACTGGAAAAAGCCTCACGCGAAACCGGCTGCGAAATATGGGGAAAAGCCGAGTTCATGAACCCGGGAGGATCCATCAAGGATCGTGCCGCGCTCGGTATTATCCGCGAAGCCGCAAAGTCCGGTGCCTTGAAGCCCGGTGGCACGATTGTTGAGGGCACCGCCGGCAATACCGGCATTGGTTTGGCCATGGTCGGGGCGGCACTGGGATATCGCGTCGTGATCGTTTTTCCGCGCACTCAGTCGAGGGAAAAAAAGGACGCCATTCGCCTCATGGGTGCCGAACTCATCGAAGTCGATGCGGTGCCTTACGCCAATCCCAACCACTATGCGCGGTATTCCGGCCAGCTGGCCGAAGAACTGAACCGGACGGAGCCGAATGGCGCCATATGGGCCAATCAGTTCGACAATACAGACAATCGGAAAACTCATTACGACACAACGGCGCCGGAAATCTGGGATCAGCTTGATGGCAAGGTCGACGGGTTTATTTGCGCTGTGGGTTCGGGCGGCACGCTGGGCGGCGTTTCCATGGCATTCAAGGAACGAAACCCCGATATCCGGATCGGTCTGGCGGATCCAGGCGGAGCGGCGCTCTATGGCTTTTATGCGGAGGGCGAATTATGCGCCTCGGGCACATCCATCACCGAAGGCATCGGACAGAGCCGCATCACGAAGAATCTCGAGAATGTCATCGTCGATAAAGCCTACCGGATTTCGGATGAAGAAGCCCTGCCAATCCTGTTCGACCTCGTGCAGGACGAAGGGCTTTGCCTCGGCGGCTCGGCAGGCGTGAATATTGCTGGTGCTATTCGTCTCGCAAAAGACATGGGCCCGGGCCATACCATCGTGACCATCCTTTGCGATCACGGTTCCCGCTACCAGAGCAAGCTCTACAACCCAGATTTTCTACGCGAAAAGGGCCTGCCCGTGCCAGCCTGGCTGGACGGTTAGCGGAAGGGCGGCGAATACAGCAACCCGCCTTCCGTCCATTGGGAATTAAGCCCCCGCCTTAAACCCAACTCGGAACCCTGCCCCAGGTTTCGATCAAATATATCGCCATAATTGCCGGTGGCCCGCAGCATCACCGCCGCAAAATCCGGCTCCAGCCCGAGGCGTTCGCCAAAATCATCCTCGACGCCCAGCAATCGCCTGATTTCCCGGTTGGTGCTTGTTTCCGAAACGCTATCCACATTGGCAGACGTCACACCGAATTCCTCAGCCGCAATAAGCGAAAACAACACCCACCGCGAAATATCGAGAAATTGCGAGTCGCCCGAGCGGATGACCGGCCCGAGGGGCTCCTTGGAGATGACGTCCGGCAACAGGATATGATCCGATGGCGTCTCCAGGCTGACGCGAAGCCCGGCCAGTGACGACAGGTCATTTGTGTAGACATCACATTCGCCGCCAGCATAGCCATCGAGGCCGGCCTGCGCCGTCGGGTATTCAATGACCTCGACATTGAGCGTGTTGGCCGCAATGAAATCTTCCAGATTGAGCGCCGTTGTGGTGCTGCCCTGAACACATATCCGGGCCCCATTGATGTCGCGCGCACTCGAAATGCCCAGATCCGCAGGCACCATGAAGCCCTGCCCGTCAAAATAGGCAATTCCGGCAAAGTCGAACCCTTCCCCGACATCGCGCGCAAACGTCCAGCTGGTATTCCGCACGAGAATATCGATCTCGCCATCTGCAAGTGCGGTGAATCGTTCGGCGGTGGTGACGGGCACAAAACGCACATCATCCGCATCCCCGAGAATGGCCGCCGCATAGGCCCGGCAGATATCGGTATCAAAACCGGTCCAGCGTCCATCATCCTGCTGCTGGGCAAATCCGGTCAGCCCACCATCCACACCGCAGAGAAGTTCGCCTCTCGTCTCGATAACCCGCAATGTGGCACCGGACTGCGCGACCTCACCTGTGTCCAGCGCGAACCCCGCCAGACCGCCCAGCATAACGACAGCGGCTTCTCGCAGTCGGCGCGGAGACAAGAAGGATAGGGGCGACACCGGGACAAAACTCCTATTGAATAAGCGGAACCTGAGAATGTGTTTAACGGGGAATCGAATGAAGCGCGACACCCAATTATCGCGTGCCGGCCGCGCACACCACGGAACCCGATCCGTAAACGCTTCGGTCAACCGCGCTTCGACCATCCTCGCGGGCACGGCACACGAACTCTATAACCGGCCAGATGGTACGCCGCTTTACGGGCGATTTGGAACCGATAGTCAGAATGCATTGCGCCATGCACTTTGCGAAATGCAGAAGGCCGACTATTGCGCGCTGGCGCCATCCGGCTTGTCCGCCATGACACTGACGGCCATCGCAGAGGTGAAAGCCGGTGGGCATTTGCTGGCTTCAGACAGCCTGTATGGCCCGACGCGCATGTTTCTGTCGGATACCGTCACCCGCTGGGGCATCGACGTTGAATACTACGACCCCCGGATCGGTGCCGGGATCAGAGATCGGCTGAAACAGAACACGCAATTGGTATTCTGCGAGTCGCCCGGCTCGCTGACCTTCGAGGTTCAGGATATCCCCGCCATCACGAAGGCCGCCGCAAAAGTGGGGGCCCGCGTCATGGTCGATGACACCTGGTCAGCCGGTCTGAATGCCAACATGCTCGACCTGGGCGCAGATTATGCCGCCCAGTCCCTGACCAAATACATGGGTGGCCATTCAGATGTCATCATGGGCGCGGTTGTTGCGCGGGGCGATGCCGCCCGGCGTCTGAAGGACGCTGAATGGCGCATGGGGTTCAACGTCTCGCCGGATGATGCCTTCCTCGTACTCCGCGGTCTTCGAACGCTGGCACTTCGGTTCGAAAAAAGCGCTGCAACGTCTCTCGAAATCGCGCAACGCTTGGCGGAGCACTCCGCCGTTTCGGCCGTGATCCACCCTGCCCGGCCCGACCATCCCGATTACGCGATCTATCAGCGCGATTTCACGGCCCCGGCGGGCGTCTTCGCCATCGAATTTCCCGGATGGGATATCGCGCAAAGCGAGCGCTTTCTGGATGCCTTGAAAATTTTCGGTCTCGGATTTTCCTGGGGCGGGTATGAAAGCCTCGCCGTGCATTGCGATCCGCAATTGCGCCGCCAATTCCGGTCAAGAAGGGATGGCGCACTGATCCGCCTGGCGATCGGCCTGGAGGACGTCGAGGATTTGTGGGCAGATCTGGAACAGGCAATAAAAGCCAGCGCCTAAGCGTGGCGACCCCGGCAGGACTCGAACCTGCAACCGTCGGATTAGAAGTCCGGTGCTCTATCCAGTTGAGCTACGGGGCCGTGCGCGCGGCAGGCCGCACCCAACCGGCTTTAATGCGACCAGGGTTCTTTCCGGTCAGCAGAAAAATTCGATGCGTATGTTTTCGGCTTGCGGACAATGTCCGCTTTTTCGGTCACGCGATACGGAATTCCGTATTTCTTTGCGTAGGCGACCGCCTGATCCAGTTCGGCAAATTTCAGGCGAACCTGAGCCGACATATCGGTTGTCGAATTCCAGCCCATAAGCGGGTCCGGGCGTTTGGCCATGGACGGCTCGAACTCAAGAACCCAGTTCCGGGTCTTGGCCTGACCTGACTGCATGGCGGTCCGAGAAGGACGGTAAATCTTTGCAAACATGATAGCCCGCAAGGCCTCCAGAATTAATGGTCGGGGCGGCAAGATTCGAACTTGCGACCCCTCGGTCCCAAACCGAGTGCTCTACCAGACTGAGCCACGCCCCGACAAATGAATCCCGTTCTCGTGAGGCGGTGTTTAGTGATGTCCTGCCGGGCTGGCAAGCCAATCACTCTTCTTCAGGTGCAGCGGGCACATCTGCGTCGACATCGCCGTCGGGATTTGCATCCTCATCTGTAACTGAATCCTCTTCAGATACAGCGACTTCCGTATTGTCAAATATCGCATGACGCACGATATCACCCGGCCGGATTCCGGCATCGCGCGTCAGCCCGCCACGCACTTCCAATACGCCAAGAACCGGGAAATCCGAAGGCAGGGACCGCAAGGAATGGGGCCGGGCATTGGCAATGATCTTCAGAACTTCACCATTCGGGGCAATGTAAATCAGGTCGAGCGGGATCAGGGTATTCCGCATCCACATGGAAACGGTTTGCACTTCCTGATAATCAAACAGCATGCCTTCATTATCGGCCAGCGACTCGCGGAACATGAGGCCGCGCTGGCGCTCGGTATCGCTGTCGGCAATCAGGGCCTCGAAAACAACATCACCGTCCTGCGTCTCGACAATCACGGTTTCCGGCGCGCCGAATTCAATGACGGTTTCAGGATGAGCGGGATCGCCAACAGGTGCAGGTGGCAGCTGTGCGAAAGCGGCCGGCACAAAGAGTGCGAATACCGCGAAAATCAGAAAGCGTTTCATGCCGCGCAAGCTAGCCGGAGGCTGCGTCTTTCGCAATTGCCGATGGCTGTAATATCAGGCGTATTGTTTGGGGTAGACTTCCGCCGCGAGAATGCCTTTCGGGCCATCCGTACACCGGGCTTGCATGGTTTCGCCGGGATGGACTTCATCAATGCCCGCACGCCGCAATGTCGCCGCGTGCAAAAAGACATCTCCATCCACACCGTCAACGTCCAGGAACCCGAATCCGCGATCGGCATCAAACCACTTCACGACAGCGGCACTCACGCCTGCATCCGGCTCACGCCGGGGATGAAACCGTCGTGGACGCGGCTCCGCCGCGACCCCGCCTTCCAGTGACATGATTTCAACGGCCTGACGGCCCTTGTCTCCGCTGATCGCCAGGCATTTGACGTGAGCTCCTTCGGGCGCTGTCATTCGACCCGACATGCGTAGCCGACTGGCATGCAACAGCACGTCACCCAGGCCATCTTTTGTTTCGATAAACCCATAGCCACGCGTGGGATCAAACCATTTGACGCGGCCTTCTATGACTGAAGCCAGTTCTTCCGGACTGGTATCCGCTTCTATTGTCATGACGCTCCCCCACAACACAACTGTCAGGGGAATTAATGTAACCAATTCGTCATGAAAGGGAATACGAATCGTTCATAAATATGAACGCCAATGCGAGGGCATTGATATTGCTAAATTAATTTCCTTGGACGAATTTCCGTAGTAGATGCCACGGCATGGTGCACCACGGGAAAGGGCCGCGGGGCATCGTCGTGAACCGGAACCTCAGCTCTGTCTGGAAGCCCGATGGTAGTCCCTAGGGGAATCGAACCCCTCTTTCCAGGTTGAAAACCTAGCGTCCTAACCGATAGACGAAGGGACCACTCGATCGGAGGGCGTGATATATCGACTTCATCGCGGACACGCAAGCATCACTTTGCAGAGTTTTTCAGCTCGCCGCAGCCAGATCTTCCAGATGGAACTGAACCCGGCGATTTCCTCGCCATTCATCCAGTTTCAACCGCCCGGCTGCATGCCAGAGCCCTCCGGAATTGCCCAGCAGGGCATCGCCAATGGGCTGATCTGCCTGACGGAATACAATACCATTGATTCGCTGACCGTCATCATCGGCGAGGCTGAAACGGACATGATCCGCCCCCACACGCTCGGCATAGGCGATCCGGACAGCAGGCAGCACAAAGCGCGGCTCCGCAAACCCCTGTCCGAAAGGCGCAGCCGCCATGATTCGCGCTGCGAGGTCGAGTGTGGCCCCAGCAGGCGTCAGCACAGCATCGAGCATCAGGGCGCGCTCCGCATGGGTGGCGTCCCATTCCGGCTGCAGCCTTTCGCTCAGATAGGTCTGCAACTCATCAATCCGCTCTTCGGCAACCGACAGGCCCGCCGCCATCGGGTGACCACCACCCGCAATCAGCAATCCAATCGATTTGGCCGATGCGATCGCGCTGCCAAGGTCAACACCGTAAACCGACCTGCCAGAGCCCTTGCCGATACCGTTATCAGTGCCGATCACGATGGCGGGGCGGCCGAAACGCTCTTTCAGACGGCCGGCCACAATCCCGATGACACCGGCATGCCAGCCCTCGCCGCGCGCGATCAGTAAAGGCGCATCCGTTTCACCGGCGGCAATGATCTGCGCTTGCGCCGCCTCCAGAACATCCGCTTCAATCTGCTTGCGCTCGGCATTCAGGGCATCCAGCTCAACGGCAATTTCCATGCATTCCGCCGGATCATCACTCGAAAGCAACCGCGCTCCGAGATCGGCCCGGCCGACCCTGCCCCCGGCATTGATCCGGGGACCGAGAAGGAAACCGAGATGATAGGCAGACGGATCACCGGTCAGCCCGCTGACCTCGGCGAGCGCCTTCAATCCGGCATGCTGCCACTGCCCCATGACTTTCAGGCCTTGCGACACGAGCGCGCGATTGATGTCCTTAAGGGCGACAACGTCGCAAAGTGTTCCCAGAGCGGCAAGGTCGGCCAGCTTGAGAATATCGGGCTCGGCTTGATCCCCGAATTTGCCGCGCCGCCGGCCTTCCCGGTTCAGCGCGGCCAGCAGGACGAATGTCACGCCCGCAGCGGCCATATGCCCGCAGCCGGATGTATCATCAGGGCGATTGGGATTCACAATCGCCAGAGCGGGCGGCAAATCAGCCCCCATCAAGTGATGGTCAACCACCACGACATCGAGGCCCATTTCCGCCGCAGCCTTGAGCGGCTCATGCGCCGCCGCGCCGCAATCCACCGTTATGACGAGCTGTGCGCCCTGCGCCTTCAGCGTGGCGAATGCCTCCGCAGACGGGCCATAGCCCTCCTCGATCCGGTCCGGCACGTAGAGCAGCATGGCTTGTCCCATCTGCCGGAAATAGCGGATGAGCTGGGAAGCGGACGTGGCTCCGTCAACGTCATAGTCGGCAAATACCGCGAGCACTTTTCCCGCTTCGACCGCATCCCAGATGGCCGAGGCCGCCTTGTCCATATCCTGAAAACCGGACGGATCCGGAAAGAAGTGCCGCAAGGTCGGGCTGAGAACCGCCTCGGCTTCATCGGGCGTAATGCCGCGCGCCGCCAGCATTCTGGCGACGATTTCATCCACTCCGGCCTTCCGGCGGATGTCTGATATCACCTCATCATCAATGTCTCGCAGGCGCCAGGCCTTGCCGGAAAGCGATTGTTGAACCGAGAAGT
Proteins encoded in this window:
- a CDS encoding cysteine synthase A, with translation MTNARNIIDLIGNTPLLRLEKASRETGCEIWGKAEFMNPGGSIKDRAALGIIREAAKSGALKPGGTIVEGTAGNTGIGLAMVGAALGYRVVIVFPRTQSREKKDAIRLMGAELIEVDAVPYANPNHYARYSGQLAEELNRTEPNGAIWANQFDNTDNRKTHYDTTAPEIWDQLDGKVDGFICAVGSGGTLGGVSMAFKERNPDIRIGLADPGGAALYGFYAEGELCASGTSITEGIGQSRITKNLENVIVDKAYRISDEEALPILFDLVQDEGLCLGGSAGVNIAGAIRLAKDMGPGHTIVTILCDHGSRYQSKLYNPDFLREKGLPVPAWLDG
- a CDS encoding amino acid ABC transporter substrate-binding protein codes for the protein MLGGLAGFALDTGEVAQSGATLRVIETRGELLCGVDGGLTGFAQQQDDGRWTGFDTDICRAYAAAILGDADDVRFVPVTTAERFTALADGEIDILVRNTSWTFARDVGEGFDFAGIAYFDGQGFMVPADLGISSARDINGARICVQGSTTTALNLEDFIAANTLNVEVIEYPTAQAGLDGYAGGECDVYTNDLSSLAGLRVSLETPSDHILLPDVISKEPLGPVIRSGDSQFLDISRWVLFSLIAAEEFGVTSANVDSVSETSTNREIRRLLGVEDDFGERLGLEPDFAAVMLRATGNYGDIFDRNLGQGSELGLRRGLNSQWTEGGLLYSPPFR
- the metC gene encoding cystathionine beta-lyase, translated to MKRDTQLSRAGRAHHGTRSVNASVNRASTILAGTAHELYNRPDGTPLYGRFGTDSQNALRHALCEMQKADYCALAPSGLSAMTLTAIAEVKAGGHLLASDSLYGPTRMFLSDTVTRWGIDVEYYDPRIGAGIRDRLKQNTQLVFCESPGSLTFEVQDIPAITKAAAKVGARVMVDDTWSAGLNANMLDLGADYAAQSLTKYMGGHSDVIMGAVVARGDAARRLKDAEWRMGFNVSPDDAFLVLRGLRTLALRFEKSAATSLEIAQRLAEHSAVSAVIHPARPDHPDYAIYQRDFTAPAGVFAIEFPGWDIAQSERFLDALKIFGLGFSWGGYESLAVHCDPQLRRQFRSRRDGALIRLAIGLEDVEDLWADLEQAIKASA
- a CDS encoding ETC complex I subunit encodes the protein MFAKIYRPSRTAMQSGQAKTRNWVLEFEPSMAKRPDPLMGWNSTTDMSAQVRLKFAELDQAVAYAKKYGIPYRVTEKADIVRKPKTYASNFSADRKEPWSH
- a CDS encoding DUF192 domain-containing protein, with amino-acid sequence MKRFLIFAVFALFVPAAFAQLPPAPVGDPAHPETVIEFGAPETVIVETQDGDVVFEALIADSDTERQRGLMFRESLADNEGMLFDYQEVQTVSMWMRNTLIPLDLIYIAPNGEVLKIIANARPHSLRSLPSDFPVLGVLEVRGGLTRDAGIRPGDIVRHAIFDNTEVAVSEEDSVTDEDANPDGDVDADVPAAPEEE
- a CDS encoding cold shock domain-containing protein; the encoded protein is MTIEADTSPEELASVIEGRVKWFDPTRGYGFIETKDGLGDVLLHASRLRMSGRMTAPEGAHVKCLAISGDKGRQAVEIMSLEGGVAAEPRPRRFHPRREPDAGVSAAVVKWFDADRGFGFLDVDGVDGDVFLHAATLRRAGIDEVHPGETMQARCTDGPKGILAAEVYPKQYA
- the recJ gene encoding single-stranded-DNA-specific exonuclease RecJ, with the translated sequence MGENFSVQQSLSGKAWRLRDIDDEVISDIRRKAGVDEIVARMLAARGITPDEAEAVLSPTLRHFFPDPSGFQDMDKAASAIWDAVEAGKVLAVFADYDVDGATSASQLIRYFRQMGQAMLLYVPDRIEEGYGPSAEAFATLKAQGAQLVITVDCGAAAHEPLKAAAEMGLDVVVVDHHLMGADLPPALAIVNPNRPDDTSGCGHMAAAGVTFVLLAALNREGRRRGKFGDQAEPDILKLADLAALGTLCDVVALKDINRALVSQGLKVMGQWQHAGLKALAEVSGLTGDPSAYHLGFLLGPRINAGGRVGRADLGARLLSSDDPAECMEIAVELDALNAERKQIEADVLEAAQAQIIAAGETDAPLLIARGEGWHAGVIGIVAGRLKERFGRPAIVIGTDNGIGKGSGRSVYGVDLGSAIASAKSIGLLIAGGGHPMAAGLSVAEERIDELQTYLSERLQPEWDATHAERALMLDAVLTPAGATLDLAARIMAAAPFGQGFAEPRFVLPAVRIAYAERVGADHVRFSLADDDGQRINGIVFRQADQPIGDALLGNSGGLWHAAGRLKLDEWRGNRRVQFHLEDLAAAS